In the Bartonella apihabitans genome, GAAAGGTTTTTGTCATTGAAATCAATGCGCCAATTGGGATTTTGAAGGAACGTCTCATAAGTCGCAAAAGAGAAAAAATAACCGATATTGAGGAACGCCTCGAAAGAGCAAATATTCCTGTCCATTTGCCTAAAGGGGCAAAATATTGTTATATTGATAATTCGGGAAATATAACTTCTGCTGTCGACAAAGTGCTATCTATTCTTCAGAAATTATCATCAGAAAACCTGTCTTTACAAGCTCATTAAACGTATTACATATAAAACCTTTAAGAAAATTTTATAAAAAAAGAATACGATAAAAGAAAAACAGGAAGTTCACTAAAACCGAAGCGGTTGAAAAATTAAACGCGAAGTGTGGCTTTTACCGGTTGAGACAAATGCCGCTCCAAGAAACAGCGGTTAAATAATATCTTATATGACAGGCAAAAAGCGACCGAACATGCTGTCGGGATTGAACTGTCATGAACAGATTGTTTCAAAGCTTTATATTTTTAAATAAAATGCATCTATCGTCATTATAGAAAGCAAATGGCATAGAAAACAATTGCCGGAATGCCGCACGATTGGCGAGCAAATCATTGCGCCTCACATAAGGGATGCAGCGATAAATCAGGAGCGGGAGGTTAGCAATAAACCTCCATCCCTTTAATTGCTATATGGTCTTAATGAAGACTAACTGATCAGTCCGGTTCATCTTCATCAGGCTCGCTGGTGAAAAGATTTTCCCCGACGACATCTCTATCCTCGTCACTTAACGGGTTTTCAATGTCTTCGGCTTTCTTGTTCCGCGGACGAAACACACCATTATCGTCACCTGTAACATCATCAAAAATATCGACAGTATCGACAGGACCGTTTTTTTCATCATCCTGCTCATCAATTTTTTCGACATCGACGACTTTTACGTGTTTGCTTTTATCATCTTGGGTCATCATAAATTTCCTGTATTCATTAGATTGATTAAATGTGTGATCAAATTGAACAGACTGCAAGACTAGATCATTTTTTTATCATTCGAGTAAAATGGGGCAATTATAAAATGCGACAACTCACCCGATATTGCGCGAGTAACAGTCTCGTGCTTTCTGCCCGTTTCGTCTGTTTTGTTGATATTTCGGGTTTGAGAGTCGGGAATGCCTGTTTTGTAGAAAAATAACAACAAGTTAGCGTGCGGTCTTGGGATACGGGGCATGGTGAAAAAGTCTAGAACGGTAGCTCTGTAAAGTTTCAGACGGGAACTCAGTCATAGTGAGTGGATAGGACAATATTTTCTGTAAAAATTTCAGTTTTATATAATGACGAATGATCATACGGAAAAAAGAGGAATATTTGCCGCTTAATCCGCATACAAACGCAAAAACCGGCTGATAGCCCGAAATCTTTCAAAAAAACATGAGTCTTTTAAAAAAAATAGCTTTATGGCTCGTCATTAAATCAATCGGTCGAAGCGGTCATAAAAGCTTGGCAAAGTGGTTCGACAATTCGAACAAGAGGTAAATGAGCGACATAAGAAATTGTCTAACCCACGATAAAAAAGTGTCTACCCTTTTCACCGCAAAAAAATCGGAAAGCAAATTATATAATCTTTTCAATGAGATATATTGGCTGGGGAACCTGGATTCGAACCAGGACTGACGGAGTCAGAGTTCGCAGTTCTACCGTTAAACTATTCCCCAGCATTTCTGCTTCAAGCGAGAACAGCATGGCTTTTAGCATATTCGTTTCAAGATACAAGCCTAAACTTGAGAAAATAATTTTTGGCTGCACAGTCCGGTTTGTGATCGAAATTTAAACAGAACGAACTTCGGCATGTGACGAATTTTTTTGAGCTCTCCCGAAAGATTTGGCGATTTTTCAGGTAAGTTACTCAAAAAAATGAAGAAGCACGGTTCCAGCTATTGGTAAAAACGGGCAACGCTGTTACATTAGAAACAACGAAAGATAATGAAGTGTCCATTGCGAGGAAATTTCCCCATGGCTCTTTTAAGGAAAGAAGATGATGACTCCGTTGATCGACAACCCCAAAGGGTCGGAGCGGGGAAAGCTTGGCGTAACTGATGCAAAAGGTTTGCACGAACGCCCCGAAAGGCACGAAAATGGCGGTAACGAACCGCCTTTAACAGAGTCTTTTGCTGTTCCCCCGTTTAAGAAAAAACGCGCAAAACGGCGCCAGAAAGGAAAGTTGCGCGTTTTGCCTGAAGGCACATCGGACAGTGAACCGGAAAAAAACAAACATACCAAAAAACGTTCACGCAAAACGCCGACACTTACCAAACCTCGTGATAACGACACTGTTCTGAAGAGTGCGCATTCAGGTGCTTCCAAGGAAGAGACGAAAAAACACCATAATTCGGCTCGTCCACCTGCGCAAAGGACACCGCTTTACGCAGCACTTGATCTTGGAACGAATAATTGCCGTTTATTGATAGCTGCCCCTACGAAACCCGGCCATTTTCATGTTGTCGATGCATTTTCACGGATTGTACGTTTGGGCGAGGGGCTTTCACGTACTGGTCGTCTCAACGAGAATGCAATGGAACGCGCCATAGAAGCGCTTAAAGTCTGTCGCTCGAAACTTGATCAAAGAACGATCAAACGTTGTCGGCTCATTGCAACAGAAGCATGTCGCGCGGCCGAAAATGGCCAACGGTTCATTGAGCGGGTAGCCCGAGAAACCGGAATCAATCTTGAAATCATCGATCGGGAAACCGAAGCACGTCTTGCTGTTGCCGGATGCGGTACTTTGGTTGAAGCGGATACTGATGCCATTGTGGTTTTTGATATTGGTGGCGGTTCATCCGAAATTGTGTTGATTGACCGCTCGAAGAAACGGTCCCCACGTCTGGCAGAACATATCATTGCCTGGACATCGTTGCCCGTTGGCGTCATTACTTTGGCCGAGCGTTTTGGCGGTGAAAACGTTACGAGAAACGATTTCGAAAATATGAAGAATTATGTCCGCCATTTGCTCATGGGATTTAAAGGCCGTGACAAATTGGGTGCCTTGGCAAAAAGTCCGCATTTTCATTTGTTGGGTACGTCAGGTACGGTAACCACTCTCGCAGGCATACATCTGGAACTGGCAAAATATGACCGCCGCCTCATCGACGGTATTTGGCTCAATAATGACGATGTTGAACGTATGACCAAACGTTTGCTCTCATGGAATTTGGCAGAACGGATTGCAAATCCCTGTATCGGGCACGATAGGGCCGATCTGGTGCTCGCCGGTTGTGCCATTCTTGATGTGATCAGGGAAGAATGGCCATCCGAACGTCTACGCGTTGCCGACCGTGGCTTGCGTGAAGGAATATTGACAGAATTGATGTCACGTGATGGAGCATGGAGAAAACGCCGTCATATCAATGATCGTTTCCACTTGCGGAAAAATCGTGAAAGTGAGCGCCTATGACAACGAAAAAAACTGGAACACATGCAGGCGGAAGAGGCGGCGCCGGTACACATGAACTCCACACAAGGGTAAAAAAGAAAGCCGGCACAATCAAGGCGTCATCGCGCAGATGGCTTGAGCGTCATCTCAACGACCCTTATGTGCATCAGTCAAAAATAGACGGCTACCGTTCCCGTGCAGCCTATAAACTTATCGAAATCAATGAACGCTATCATCTCTTAAAAAAAGGACAAAAGATAATTGATCTTGGTGCTGCTCCCGGTGGCTGGTGTCAGGTAGCAGCAAAAATTGTCGGCTCAACAAATGATCATCCGTCTGTCGTCGGCATTGATTATCTTCACATGGATCCTTTACCGGGTGTTACAATGCTGGAAATGGATTTTCTTGATGATGATGCACCTCAAAAGCTCATGGATGCATTAGGCGCAAAACCCGATCTCGTAATTTCAGACATGGCAGCACCGACAATCGGTCATAAGCAAACCGATCATATCAGAACCATCCATCTTTGTGAGGTGGCTGCCGATTTTGCTGTGTCAGTCTTGAAACCGGGCGGGCATTTTCTTGCCAAAACCTTTCAGGGCGGCGCAGAAAATGAATTGCTAACAATATTGAAGCAGAATTTCAAAAAGATTTACCACGTCAAGCCGCCGGCAAGTCGGGCAGAATTGGTCGAGCTTTATTTGCTTGCCTATGATTTCAAAGGTAAAACCGCGTGAACGGGCTATTGGGGGCTTGCCCAGCCACTTTTTGAGGCTCCAAAGCTGTGCGATTCATATTATTTTATGGTTCGGACAGAAAATTATAAAATTGAACATGTTCTAAAAAGGGCGTTAGACAAAAATCGCCCGCGAGATCGAAAGGATTGTCGCAATTCCGTCGTGTTGCCTGAAATCAAGTTCGTGACCGGACGGGTTTCGAAAACCTGTTGAAGAGATAGTGACGATCTCTCGCTTCGGATATGTTTGTAATT is a window encoding:
- a CDS encoding RlmE family RNA methyltransferase encodes the protein MTTKKTGTHAGGRGGAGTHELHTRVKKKAGTIKASSRRWLERHLNDPYVHQSKIDGYRSRAAYKLIEINERYHLLKKGQKIIDLGAAPGGWCQVAAKIVGSTNDHPSVVGIDYLHMDPLPGVTMLEMDFLDDDAPQKLMDALGAKPDLVISDMAAPTIGHKQTDHIRTIHLCEVAADFAVSVLKPGGHFLAKTFQGGAENELLTILKQNFKKIYHVKPPASRAELVELYLLAYDFKGKTA
- a CDS encoding Ppx/GppA phosphatase family protein, translated to MTPLIDNPKGSERGKLGVTDAKGLHERPERHENGGNEPPLTESFAVPPFKKKRAKRRQKGKLRVLPEGTSDSEPEKNKHTKKRSRKTPTLTKPRDNDTVLKSAHSGASKEETKKHHNSARPPAQRTPLYAALDLGTNNCRLLIAAPTKPGHFHVVDAFSRIVRLGEGLSRTGRLNENAMERAIEALKVCRSKLDQRTIKRCRLIATEACRAAENGQRFIERVARETGINLEIIDRETEARLAVAGCGTLVEADTDAIVVFDIGGGSSEIVLIDRSKKRSPRLAEHIIAWTSLPVGVITLAERFGGENVTRNDFENMKNYVRHLLMGFKGRDKLGALAKSPHFHLLGTSGTVTTLAGIHLELAKYDRRLIDGIWLNNDDVERMTKRLLSWNLAERIANPCIGHDRADLVLAGCAILDVIREEWPSERLRVADRGLREGILTELMSRDGAWRKRRHINDRFHLRKNRESERL